The genomic segment TTTGCTTATGTGGTTTTTTTCAAACGCAGAATAAACTACATAAACAAACATGCTCTTAATAACATCAACCAACTACTAGTAATTTATCTTTAGATTGTTTTGTACTTTGTTAAGTTTACATAACTAACAAAATCATGgttctttagtttttatttttttatgcaaattacATATAGTTAAACTAAACATttcaaaaagattcaaaacaaatgaCTAGTCATTTAAATCTATCGTGCACACTAGGATTGGGAAAATTAAGAAATGCTTGTAAGGCCGAATATCACTAAGGTCCTTGTTCGTAAGAGGTCTAGCTTGCTCTAGTGCAAGCAGAATGAAGGACTAGTTATGATAGCTGAATATCACTAAGGTCCATGTTCGCAAGAGGTCTAGCTTGCTCTAGTGCAAGCAGAATGAAGGACTAGTTATGATAGCTGAATATCACTAAGGTCCATGTTCGCAAGAGGTCTAGCTTGCTCTAGTGCAAGCAGAATATCACTAAGGTCCATGTTCGCAAGAGGTCTAGGATAGCTGAATATCACTAAGGTCCATGTTCGTAAGAGGTCTAGAAACTCCACTTCCTGCtccaattgaaaaacaaacaaacttatTGTTCAATAATTTACTATTTCAGAAGAATGTTTCcctatcagaaaaaaaaaaaaacaatgtcccTTGAATTTTATTCAGTCCTGATCAAATGTTCCAGCACAATATGCTCATATTCACATGAGAAACCTTGAGATCCCGAGTTTGCGGCCAGTTTCTTCAATATCCCTTGAATTTTGCTTCATCAACTCTTCGAATGTGAACTTCCTATAAATTGATGGCTTCCTTCCACTCTCTATGACAGCATCATTTCTGGGGCAATATAAATATGCCAAAGAAAGCCTTTCAACTTGTTTGGAGGCAAGTACTACCCGATGCCTAATGCTTTTGTAAACATCATTGCTCAATGCCtgcttttcatcaaacaaaacatgaattaattaattaaatatgcaaccgatattaaaatttcaatttttaataattatataaaaaaatattcgaaatttataaataattttaaattcaatggtGTAGTTTGGATTATATATAAAGGAGGATTTAAAAGTTTTACAGCTATCGGAAcatacttaaaaataatttagactCTAATAGCAATCTTCACAAGCTCATAGGAACATACCTGAAATAAGTCACCAAGATTAATTAGTAGAGCTTCTGGATGAGGTTTAACGCTAATCCATTCTCCATTTACCCAAAGTTGCAATCCTCCAATCTGGTCTTGAATTAATACATTGACGAAACAGCTATCGGTATGAGGCAGTATGCCAAACACCTCAGAATAGAATGGACATGGAGGATACCTGTTCATTCGAAGATAATTAGTTTCCGGCAGACAATTCTCTTGAAAGTAAGTGGAGGAAACATCCAGATTCTCAGCTAGAATCTCTGTCATCTCTTTAGCCAATTTCCCAGCAGTTGCTGCGTAAGCTTCAATGCTCTCTCTGTAAATTAAGATGGAGGAATGTTGGAAAGATTAGAaataagttcaattaaaaacaatacatgtataaccaaatatatatatatgtgtacaAGATATTAGGTTGTAATGATGATTTACAGTAGGAGGTACTCCATATTGATATAGTTCATTTTCACTAATCACCCAAGCTAAGGTAATTAGTAAACCTTTGGATACACCTTGCATTTGTGAGCTTATCCAGATAacctcaaaattaaattagatcgGTAAGAAATCCTTAATATGTTTAGTCCGTAAGCTGCATTATTTAGCTAAAATGGGAAATTTAACAGCACCTGAGACTCTTGTATTCACCACCAATCTTTGAAATATCTGTGAGAGGTATGTGGAAGGCTTCTGACCACGATATCTGCCTCAAACAAGTGGCTGTATGGTTACCCCATCTGTAACCATTATTTTCAGACAAATTCAAAATGTTTTCTTCAGCCTTTTTGCTGAATGGATGATGGAAAAGCTTCCTTTGCTCCAGTTGAATGCGCTCCACAATCTCCTGTGGAATCCCATGATTCACAACTTGAAAGAAGCCCCATTCACGTGCAGCCTGCCTTATCTCTTTTTTGCATAGCTCTCTCTCCGAGAAGGAGAGCGTCAAACGGTGAAGATCTATGATAGGCAGCTCATGCTCCTCGTAATCACTCATTATAACATAATCCTTGTCTTTTGATAATAGAGTACCATTGGTTAAGAGGGATTTGTATTTCTCTTCAAATGGAGGATCCATTGTGTTATGAAGGGGAGAGGGACGAATGAGGGTGAAGGAAAGAATGTGATGTTTCTCAGATTTTGAAAGTAAAATGAGTAATTCTTCAGTTTATATAAAGCAAGGAAACTTGGGAGTGCAGTCTAATACAAACTTGGTAATGTCATGCAAGCGCGTATTTCCTTGGGTCGGTGGGCGCCGCTTCCATGCACCCTCTGTGGCAATGTGTGACCGGACACATCGACGTCTTGATTCATCTGTTTTAGGACATAATACATCTGTTTTGGACGAAAAAATCGTTTCGAAAAGAAAGGAAACTATTTCAGATATGACCAGACATAAGAGATGTCAATCCAATCCTATCGTCTTCAATGTTccttatttacttttttactcTTACATGGAATTAATTATAGATATATTGATTATGCATGAGATTCACCTTACCATACTCTATATTGATTTTAGATATGATTAAATATAAGAGATGTCAACCCAATCCTATCTTTTTTCAATATtccatatttcttttcttagttaCTTTTGTATAGAATTTTAGATATAGATCAAATTCACTTTACCATACTCcaactactatatatatatatatatatatatatatatatatatatataacagctTTGTTGGGCCAAGGAAGCCTCAAAAACAATGTCACACGTGAACGTGCAACATTGATAAGTTAAAGAGTCACCACCTAATTGTTTGGTTCATAATCACTAGAAAATCCTAATATATTGGTCCTATTATAGATTCTAAGGGTAAATGACTGATTCTGGCTAGGAAATATATTAGCACCCATGTCGTACCATACTTTATGTAAGCTATATTGTGTAGTCTAAATGtggtttaaaggttttgatgGGTTCCTAATCGATAGTTTGTCTATGATTTAGAATGAAGATTCATTCATGTAAGTAAATATgacattttgaaatttattatgaGCTCGTGTgcccaaataaattcttatagaaaggttttttttggcaattcgtatattgtgataaaaaaatattcctaattaaaattggtgaatatttaaaataattatgagaatTTTCTGATCAACTCCTGACATTTAAATATCAACCTTCTTGTAGGTCCAATATTTATATCAGAATATTGACCATTAATTCcatgaatcaaaatttataggggttattgaaatattggtcaagtTCTCATGGATCCAATCAACTGATTATTAGATCTGATATGcatgctaatatatattttataaaaaaatgctaaaacacaacatgtatttttatatatctatattttaaacaaaaacatgatttttttttatagacttgGTTGTATGCAACATGCAAAAAGAcattttctattatatattttttagtaaggTCATGTTTGgcaaaaaacctattttttcttgaaataaaaactaCCCAAAACAAGCCTAAAGGGTGTTTGTCAAACACATCCTTAAAATAaagaaaccttaaaaaaaaaaaacagcaaatcaAACAGGGCCTCCTAATTGACCTTGTTTTGACCCGAATGAGTTGACCTAACCAAGTTAATCtggaaacaaaccaaaataaagacCCAAACTCAAAACAGATTCAATATAAGTAcaaacataaaaactaaaaatttctcAAGAAAGATGGATCAAACACAGAAAAGTATGAACAACATTCAAACTCAAACCTAGCAACGTAAACATCAAACCAGATCagatttcaagtaataaaaagCAGGTTTTGATTGCAATCAAGCATAGATCAAGAATAAAGTGTCAGTTTGCTTCAATTATTCcttaaaatattacaattttatcaaaaatgagtttcgattcaaaaccaaaaccctaaaattaaaatctacaaaaacatgttattgatcCTAAAACCCTAGATTACttactaataataatatgcAAACTTACAAAAACCAGAATTGAAATAAAACGAGACTTAAAACTAGTACCTAAGACAACGTTCATTAGATGAACACGAAGAACATGAACCCAGATTTGCCTAGAAAACTCAGTATGTTGTTAAACCCAGAACACATTTTAAACCTCCACACCAAACTCTTTTGACCTCGACAACCCAAATTATCATTACTAAAtatacttgaataaaaaaaagtaataaaaacaacaattcaTCATAAACATGCAAAACATTCCAAGCTTTAAAATTGTCAACCTAAATCAGCCTacatatttatgcaatttaaatttaaaatgtcttCCTAAACCTTCAACTAGAGCCAAAGAAAACTTAGAAAcctaaaaacatataagaacagaaaagaaaaaccttgctaagatatttagaaaatttcaaatcaaaatcatatgCAAACATAATGTATTAAAGCAATCATCAATATGTTAACACATTCAAAACATTgcatttaaataacaaaaatcaatctAGCAGACCTCATGGACTCCACTTCAAGGTTTGCAAGAATATACCTTCCAAGCTTGAATTTTCCAATAAGAATGGATTTCTAATgctgctttcttttttccttctctccagacctaacaaaaacaaattgaatcatTGAAATCACAAACTTGAGAGGATTGCTTAAACTTTCACCAAAATTTCTTTCCACTTTGCTTTTCTCATTTCCACTCCTTTGattacctcttttttttataagcgAATTTAAAGCTTCTAGATGA from the Populus nigra chromosome 9, ddPopNigr1.1, whole genome shotgun sequence genome contains:
- the LOC133702500 gene encoding gibberellin 2-beta-dioxygenase 8-like is translated as MDPPFEEKYKSLLTNGTLLSKDKDYVIMSDYEEHELPIIDLHRLTLSFSERELCKKEIRQAAREWGFFQVVNHGIPQEIVERIQLEQRKLFHHPFSKKAEENILNLSENNGYRWGNHTATCLRQISWSEAFHIPLTDISKIGGEYKSLRESIEAYAATAGKLAKEMTEILAENLDVSSTYFQENCLPETNYLRMNRYPPCPFYSEVFGILPHTDSCFVNVLIQDQIGGLQLWVNGEWISVKPHPEALLINLGDLFQALSNDVYKSIRHRVVLASKQVERLSLAYLYCPRNDAVIESGRKPSIYRKFTFEELMKQNSRDIEETGRKLGISRFLM